Proteins from a genomic interval of Crassostrea angulata isolate pt1a10 chromosome 7, ASM2561291v2, whole genome shotgun sequence:
- the LOC128155965 gene encoding serine/threonine-protein phosphatase 6 catalytic subunit, with amino-acid sequence MAEIEKWIEVAKECKYLPENDLKKLCDMVCELLLEESNVQPVSSPVTVCGDIHGQFYDLMELFRTGGQCPDTNYIFMGDFVDRGYYSLETFTLLLTLKARWPDKIVLLRGNHESRQITQIYGFYDECQSKYGNANAWRYCCKVFDLLTVAAIIDECVLCVHGGLSPDIKTIDQIRTIERNQEIPHKGAFCDLVWSDPEDVETWAISPRGAGWLFGAKVTNEFMHINSLNLICRAHQLVHEGYKYMFDEKLVTVWSAPNYCYRCGNIAAVLTFSDPDTREAKLFRAVPEHERVIPARTTTPYFL; translated from the exons atggcGGAGATCGAGAAGTGGATTGAGGTAGCaaaagaatgtaaatatttgccAGAAAATGACCTAAAA AAACTCTGTGATATGGTGTGTGAGCTTCTGTTGGAGGAATCAAACGTCCAGCCAGTGTCCTCACCAGTAACAGTGTGTGGAGACATCCATGGACAG TTTTATGACTTGATGGAGCTGTTCAGAACTGGAGGACAGTGTCCAGATACAAACTACATATTCATG gGGGACTTTGTCGATCGTGGTTATTACAGTTTGGAGACCTTCACATTATTGCTAACATTGAAGGCACG ATGGCCTGATAAGATTGTATTGTTGCGGGGAAATCATGAAAGCAGGCAAATAACTCAGATTTATGGTTTTTATG ATGAATGTCAATCTAAATATGGAAATGCCAATGCATGGAGATACTGTTGCAAAGTGTTTGATCTCCTCACAGTGGCAGCA ATCATTGATGAGTGTGTCTTATGTGTCCATGGAGGCCTGTCACCAGATATAAAGACCATAGACCAGATTAGAACGATAGAACGAAATCAGGAAATACCACACAAAGGAGCCTTTTGTGAT TTGGTGTGGTCTGATCCAGAAGATGTTGAAACATGGGCAATCAGTCCCAGGGGTGCAGGCTGGCTATTTGGAGCAAAGGTCACAAATGAg tttATGCACATCAACAGCTTGAACCTTATATGCAGAGCCCACCAGCTAGTACATGAAG GCTACAAGTACATGTTTGATGAGAAATTGGTGACGGTCTGGTCAGCACCCAATTATTGTTACCGATGCGGTAACATAGCAGCAGTCCTGACGTTCTCGGATCCAGACACACGGGAGGCCAAACTGTTCCGCGCAGTACCGGAACACGAGAGGGTCATCCCCGCACGCACCACTACACCCTATTTTCTGTAG
- the LOC128157366 gene encoding maltase A1-like codes for MSQNVLKRRRPQISNPAEMSTPRKQKFCEKGMCLFVILVAVVAGIVAVCVVTLTDKDLRQRVPSPPRLEWWKTTIIYQIYPRSFQDSNGDGTGDLKGVTKRLDYLQELGVGTLWLSPFYKSPMRDFGYDVQNYTQVDPLFGTMDDFDVLMKEAKNRGLRVLVDFVPNHTSNESSWFNNSRHSIGKYRDYYIWDDGVNCSTCPDTNFKRPPNDWKSAFRGSAWTYDDNRKQFYYHAYLDSQPDLNASNPDVRQELKNVLRFWLEKGVDGFRGDAIRKLFEFEDVHRNENGVLNLTRNLPGVYPVMREWKHFLDKYSHGKGQEKILIAESYGITNEMRDAYYEVDSIPFNFAFVQKLNPSCKARCIKQIIETSLDGLKEEWWPNFVLGSHDVSRIASRMGDSFVNVLNILLLTVPGTPTTYYGEEIGMKDTFYTYSESRDPAGLNYKEDYLKYSRDPGRSPMQWDSSTNAGFSNGTPWLHVNLNYPVLNVEEQLSKETSTLNIYKSLAKLRQLPSFTNKNIIFSTVNDDIISYVRSESGHPKYLVVLNVGSRDSVVDCSGPPLGVSNAQVVLAAGSSLLGISSYRMGDIADLQAIRLKSAEGVIFKI; via the exons ATGTCCCAAAACGTTCTTAAGCGTCGTCGACCTCAAATCTCGAATCCAGCAGAAATGTCGACCCCGCGGAAACAGAAATTCTGTGAGAAAGGTATGTGTCTGTTCGTTATATTGGTGGCCGTAGTGGCAGGCATCGTCGCCGTGTGTGTGGTCACTCTCACGGACAAGGACCTACGTCAGAGAGTACCATCCCCGCCTCGGCTGGAGTGGTGGAAAACGACCATTATTTACCAGATATATCCTCGGTCATTCCAGGACTCTAACGGAGACGGAACAGGTGACCTGAAAG GTGTGACCAAGCGTCTCGATTATCTGCAGGAGCTAGGGGTAGGGACCCTATGGCTAAGTCCTTTCTATAAGTCTCCAATGAGGGACTTTGGGTACGACGTTCAGAACTATACTCAAGTGGACCCACTGTTTGGCACAATGGACGACTTTGATGTTCTAATGAAAGAGGCCAAGAACAGAG GTCTACGTGTACTGGTTGATTTCGTTCCGAACCACACCAGCAACGAGAGTTCGTGGTTCAACAACAGTCGACACAGCATCGGCAAATACCGGGACTATTACATCTGGGACGACGGCGTCAACTGTTCCACGTGTCCAGATACCAACTTCAAAAGGCCGCCAAATGATTGG AAGAGCGCTTTTCGCGGGTCGGCGTGGACCTATGACGACAATCGTAAACAGTTCTACTACCACGCCTACCTCGACTCTCAGCCGGACCTAAACGCTAGCAACCCGGACGTCAGGCAAGAATTGAAG AACGTCTTGCGTTTCTGGTTAGAAAAAGGCGTGGACGGTTTCCGAGGTGATGCCATCAGAAAACTGTTCGAATTCGAAGATGTCCACAGGAATGAAAACGGCGTTTTGA ACTTGACCAGAAACCTCCCTGGCGTATATCCCGTGATGAGAGAATGGAAACATTTTTTAGACAAATATTCGCATGGGAAAGGGCAAGAAAA AATATTGATAGCCGAGTCCTACGGAATCACAAACGAAATGAGGGATGCTTACTATGAGGTAGACTCGATACCATTCAACTTTGCTTTTGTTCAAAAACTAAACCCATCGTGTAAAGCTCGGTGTATCAAACAAATCATAGAGACCTCCCTGGATGGACTGAAGGAGGAATGGTGGCCCAACTTTGTG CTTGGTAGTCATGATGTCTCTAGAATAGCGTCCAGAATGGGGGACTCGTTTGTGAACGTGCTGAACATTCTGCTGTTGACCGTGCCAGGGACACCGACCACGTACTATGGGGAGGAGATCGGGATGAAGGACACCTTCTACACGTACAGCGAGAGTCGGGACCCGGCCGGCCTCAACTACAAG GAGGATTACCTCAAGTACTCTCGAGACCCGGGCCGATCGCCTATGCAGTGGGATTCCTCCACTAATGCAGGGTTTTCTAATGGAACACCGTGGTTGCATGTCAATTTGAATTATCCAGTTCTAAATGTCGAG GAGCAACTGTCAAAAGAAACGTCTAcgttaaacatttataaaagtcTTGCAAAGTTAAGACAACTTCCATCGTTTACAAAcaagaatattattttttccaCCGTCAACGATGATATTATCTCGTACGTGAGGAGTGAGTCTGGACACCCAAAATACCTGGTGGTCTTGAACGTTGGGTCCCGAGATTCGGTGGTGGACTGCAGTGGTCCTCCGTTGGGTGTGTCAAATGCACAAGTTGTTCTGGCCGCCGGTAGTTCTCTATTGGGAATTTCTTCATACAGAATGGGAGACATTGCTGATTTACAGGCTATTCGTTTGAAATCTGCAGAGGGagtgatatttaaaatatga
- the LOC128155966 gene encoding complement component 1 Q subcomponent-binding protein, mitochondrial-like, with protein MSNFVRKTLLSTLSTRSFLKQCGSTTVTNFTKSTLCKRTFSSMTNLPRQFGSFQQRWLHQENASKKSYDNLSKYLETEIKGEMEEGVANFDKLLEGWTKHCDGVKITLSKKVGNETVKVNFSISGALEGYSGPEEEEMDVEAPLLCKPPFEVEIVKPSGSTMAIRCLVDEYMMEEGEDDVSDRFEIVNVTIHNGKLEETTYVCEAENMDAEMYDGLLDVLEERGIDSLFVDNLVEFSTKYEKKEYVDFLTSMKKFADE; from the coding sequence atgtcaaattttgtaCGTAAAACATTATTATCGACGTTGTCTACTAGATCTTTTCTCAAACAATGTGGATCTACAACTGTGACAAATTTTACGAAAAGCACTTTGTGCAAAAGGACATTTTCTAGCATGACGAATCTTCCAAGGCAATTCGGAAGTTTCCAACAACGCTGGTTGCATCAAGAAAATGCCAGTAAAAAAAGTTACGATAATTTGTCGAAATATTTGGAAACTGAAATTAAAGGAGAAATGGAGGAAGGGGTAGCTAATTTCGATAAACTTCTCGAAGGGTGGACGAAACATTGTGATGGCGTTAAAATCACTTTGTCAAAGAAAGTCGGAAACGAGACCGTAAAAGTTAACTTCAGCATTTCTGGAGCTCTTGAGGGATACAGTGGACCAGAAGAGGAGGAGATGGATGTCGAAGCACCTTTGTTATGCAAGCCTCCATTTGAAGTAGAAATAGTGAAGCCCAGTGGGAGCACCATGGCCATTCGATGTCTTGTTGATGAGTACATGATGGAGGAAGGAGAAGATGATGTATCCGACAGATTTGAAATTGTCAATGTCACGATCCATAATGGAAAGCTAGAAGAAACGACATACGTCTGCGAGGCTGAAAATATGGATGCTGAGATGTATGATGGTCTTCTTGATGTCTTGGAAGAAAGAGGAATTGACAGTTTGTTTGTTGACAATCTTGTGGAATTCAGTACAAAATACGAGAAAAAAGAATATGTAGATTTCTTGACGTCAATGAAGAAATTTGCTGATGAGTGA